A genomic region of Papaver somniferum cultivar HN1 chromosome 7, ASM357369v1, whole genome shotgun sequence contains the following coding sequences:
- the LOC113296128 gene encoding zinc finger BED domain-containing protein RICESLEEPER 2-like — MQLLEKHQGKIALTTDMWTSKQKKGYMVITSHFIDDSWILQSQIIRFMYVPCPHTTEVLSEALMECLLDWNIDGKISTITVDNCTTNDLMIKNTLENLSSNSLLLGGDLFHMRCCAHILALIVKQGLEGIKGEIELIRNSVSYWKATPKRVEKFEEAARQLNIACTNKLVLDCETRWNSTYMMLNIVIKYQRVFTRLKQREPQYKYFPGEEDWSLAREMCDKLKIFYNFTEKFSGVKYPTTNLFFPSICEIRLSLNEWSKSKFDVIRKMASGMIEKFQEYWMVINGMMAVAIMLDPRFKMKLIQFYFPQIYGPSFADFEMTRVSNLCYDLAKEYELKVFADKSIGQSDFSSTSRSEMYGLDDDVDPLDKFDMFVSNSTQTSTVKSELTCYLEESLLPRANDFDILAWWKTNGIKYPVLQCMARDILAIPVSIVASESAFSTGGELKSERGTFWEDNEEDHDEIINMEEDG; from the exons ATGCAGCTTTTAGAGAAACATCAAGGAAAAATTGCATTAACCACTGATATGTGGACCAGTAAACAAAAGAAGGGATACATGGTCATTACATCTCATTTTATCGATGATTCATGGATCCTACAAAGCCAAATTATCAG GTTTATGTATGTTCCATGTCCACATACAACTGAGGTCCTCTCGGAAGCATTGATGGAATGTCTGTTGGATTGGAATATTGATGGTAAGATATCTACTATTACTGTTGATAATTGCACCACTAATGATCTTATGATCAAAAATACCTTGGAAAATTTGTCAAGTAACTCATTACTATTGGGTGGAGATTTGTTTCATATGCGTTGTTGTGCGCACATACTAGCTCTCATAGTCAAGCAAGGATTAGAAGGGATTAAAGGGGAAATCGAGTTGATTCGTAATAGTGTTTCTTACTGGAAAGCAACACCAAAACGAGTTGAAAAATTCGAAGAGGCTGCCCGTCAGTTAAATATTGCATGTACAAATAAGCTAGTCCTTGATTGTGAGACTAGATGGAACTCTACATATATGATGCTTAATATTGTTATTAAGTATCAAAGGGTCTTCACTCGCCTAAAGCAACGAGAGCCACAATATAAGTATTTTCCCGGTGAAGAAGATTGGTCGTTGGCAAGGGAGATGTGTGATAAATTGAAGATATTTTATAACTTCACGGAGAAGTTTTCTGGAGTAAAATATCCTACAACCAATCTTTTTTTTCCAAGTATTTGTGAGATTAGATTGTCATTGAACGAGTGGAGTaaatctaaatttgatgtgataagAAAAATGGCATCAGGTATGATAGAAAAGTTTCAAGAGTATTGGATGGTGATCAATGGGATGATGGCAGTAGCAATTATGTTGGATCCAAGGTTTAAGATGAAATTGATTCAGTTTTACTTCCCGCAAATTTATGGTCCATCTTTTGCAGACTTCGAAATGACTCGAGTAAGCAATTTATGTTATGATTTGGCTAAAGAGTATGAATTGAAAGTATTTGCTGATAAATCTATTGGCCAAAGTGATTTTTCATCCACTTCTCGATCAGAGATGTATGGTTTAGATGATGATGTAGATCCTTTGGATAAATTTGATATGTTTGTCTCTAATAGCACTCAGACTAGTACTGTTAAGTCAGAGTTAACATGTTATTTGGAGGAAAGTCTTTTACCTAGGGCGAATGATTTTGACATACTAGCATGGTGGAAGACAAATGGAATCAAATATCCGGTCTTGCAGTGTATGGCTAGAGACATCTTAGCGATTCCAGTGTCTATAGTTGCTTCAGAATCTGCTTTTAGCACGGGAG GTGAATTAAAATCAGAACGGGGAACTTTTTgggaagataatgaagaagacCATGATGAGATTATTAACATGGAGGAAGATGGTTAA